The Pungitius pungitius chromosome 10, fPunPun2.1, whole genome shotgun sequence genome has a window encoding:
- the LOC119228907 gene encoding olfactory receptor 11H6-like, whose translation MDNVSVVRFFILSGLNETNDYRVTLFTFTLLYYCMILFLNISIIMIIILDENLHEPMYILLCSFCMNSLYGTTGFYPRFLLHLFSSSQQISYEWCLLQAFVMYSFACCELSILAVMAYDRYLAICRPLHYQSVMTKRKVSLLICFSWFTPFCILSINVLLTSRLRLCGVNIDRLFCVNWVIVQLACYESDTFSKNITAYFTLIIYFSHGPFIIWTYMHLIRTCVKSKDDRVKFMQTCVPHLVSLVTFIVVVLFDFVFMRFGSTDLPQSFQNFIAIEFVLIPPVMNPLVYGFKLTKIQNRVLGLLFFRKELPQIRFCKDKT comes from the coding sequence ATGGATAATGTTTCTGTTGTAAGATTTTTCATTCTGTCAGGGTTAAATGAGACAAATGATTACAGAGTGacactttttacatttactttactgTATTACTGTATGATTTTGTTTCTCAATATCTCTATCATCATGATTATTATCTTGGATGAAAACTTACATGAACCCatgtacattttattgtgtAGTTTTTGCATGAATTCTCTTTATGGGACCACAGGTTTCTACCCCAGATTCCTCCTACAtctgttttcttcctctcaACAGATCTCCTATGAATGGTGCCTTTTACAGGCTTTTGTCATGTATTCATTTGCTTGCTGTGAATTATCCATCCTAGCAGTCATGGCCTACGACAGATATCTGGCTATATGTCGACCTCTTCACTACCAGTCTGTCATGACAAAGAGGAAGGTCTCTCTGCTGATATGTTTCTCCTGGTTCACACCTTTCTGCATCCTTTCCATCAATGTTTTGCTGACATCAAGACTGAGGTTATGTGGTGTAAACATTGACAGACTGTTTTGTGTGAACTGGGTAATTGTTCAACTTGCTTGTTATGAATCTGACACCTTTTCAAAAAACATAACTGCATATTTTAcattgatcatttatttttctcatggaCCATTCATAATCTGGACTTATATGCATCTTATTAGAACGTGTGTGAAGTCTAAAGATGACAGGGTGAAGTTTATGCAGACGTGTGTGCCtcatttagtctctttagtcacGTTCATTGTTGTAgttctttttgattttgtttttatgcGATTTGGCTCCACAGATTTACCTCAGAGCTTTCAGAATTTCATCGCTATAGAATTTGTCCTCATTCCCCCTGTGATGAATCCTCTAGTTTATGGATTTAAACTGACAAAGATACAAAACAGAGTTTTGGGTTTACTTTTTTTCCGAAAAGAATTACCACAAATTAGATTTTGTAAAGATAAAACTTAA
- the LOC119228909 gene encoding olfactory receptor 5F1-like, producing the protein MDNVSVITMFTLSGLSETTHYRIILFALTLLCYSVIWLVNLTIIVTVIADKKLHEPMYIFLCNLCINGLYGTAGFYPKFLMDLLSPSHVISYAGCLVQGFVLHSSACADFSLLVLMAYDRYVAICRPLVYHLVMTKMRLCVFVFFAWLVPFSLILISTVTTARSRLCGSHIPKIFCVNWLISRLACSASVATIIIPAFNYTFYFGHCVFVCWSYIYMIRTCRKSKENMRKFMQTCVPHLFSLIIVVASLLFDLLYMRFGSKDLPQGAQNLMAIEFLLIPPIVNPLIYGLKLTKVRNSIQNVMCNKNSQVGLQK; encoded by the coding sequence ATGGATAATGTTTCAGTAATAACTATGTTTACTCTTTCAGGTTTAAGTGAGACAACACACTACAGAATTATTCTCTTTGCTCTGACGTTGTTGTGTTACTCGGTGATATGGCTGGTAAATCTGACCATTATTGTGACAGTCATTGCGGACAAAAAGCTCCACGAGCCTATGTACATCTTCCTCTGCAACCTGTGCATCAATGGACTCTACGGGACAGCAGGCTTTTACCCCAAATTCCTCATGGATCTACTGTCTCCTTCACACGTTATCTCTTATGCCGGATGCCTTGTGCAGGGTTTTGTGTTGCACTCTTCAGCTTGTGCTGATTTCTCTCTTCTGGTGCTCATGGCTTACGACAGATATGTGGCTATATGTCGCCCTCTCGTGTACCACTTGGTGATGACTAAAAtgagattgtgtgtttttgtgttttttgcctGGCTTGTTCCCTTTTCCCTGATACTCATAAGCACAGTTACAACTGCAAGATCACGGTTATGTGGCTCACACATACCAAAGATCTTCTGTGTTAATTGGTTAATTTCTAGACTGGCTTGTTCTGCCTCCGTGGCAACAATTATAATCCCAGCCTTTaattatactttttattttggccattgtgtgtttgtttgttggtctTATATATACATGATCAGAACATGCCGGAAGTCCAAAGAGAACATGAGAAAGTTCATGCAGACATGTGTACCACATTTGTTCTCTTTAATCATTGTAGTTGCTTCTTTGCTGTTTGATTTGTTGTACATGCGATTTGGTTCCAAAGATTTACCACAAGGTGCGCAGAATTTAATGGCAATAGAATTTCTCCTTATTCCTCCAATTGTTAATCCCCTGATATATGGTTTGAAACTGACAAAAGTAAGAAACAGCATTCAAAATGTCATGTGTAATAAAAACTCACAAGTTGGTTTGCAGAAATGA